A stretch of the Planctomycetota bacterium genome encodes the following:
- a CDS encoding VOC family protein encodes MPYLLETTLYTPNPATCARWYADVVGLRILREPDERSAALRIGADPQGLGRTSVLLLFNPEWSRRTGRGVPAHGAAGAGHVAFLVDDLDAWPDRLRAAGVEIEQEITWSKADGFRPGRSIYVRDPAGNSVEFIDADIWPA; translated from the coding sequence ATGCCCTACCTCCTCGAAACCACCCTCTACACCCCCAACCCCGCCACCTGCGCGCGGTGGTATGCCGATGTCGTCGGCCTGCGGATCCTCCGTGAGCCCGACGAGCGCTCGGCCGCCCTCCGCATTGGGGCCGACCCGCAGGGACTAGGACGAACCTCGGTGCTGCTGCTGTTCAATCCCGAGTGGTCGCGCCGCACCGGCCGCGGCGTGCCGGCGCACGGGGCAGCGGGCGCGGGCCACGTCGCGTTCCTGGTCGACGACCTCGACGCGTGGCCCGATCGGCTGCGAGCCGCCGGCGTCGAGATCGAGCAGGAGATTACCTGGAGTAAGGCCGACGGCTTCCGGCCGGGCCGATCGATCTACGTCCGCGATCCCGCGGGCAACTCGGTCGAGTTCATCGACGCCGACATCTGGCCCGCCTAG
- a CDS encoding YMGG-like glycine zipper-containing protein has translation MPSQRVRTSSLILCVAALAAASGCQSDAQTGALVGAGIGALAGQAIGGDTESTLIGTAVGSGVGYVIGNERDKARARSLSDAQPAAAAPTHSDVGPLAGTRWELVSLNPSDIAGEFTSKIVEFRGTGRVITTTTWPDGRVEVADETYRVVGDTLIVNQPGYIINARYDVSGSDLTISAQEFSAVLRRL, from the coding sequence ATGCCGAGCCAGCGCGTCCGCACGTCGAGCCTGATCCTGTGCGTCGCCGCCCTGGCGGCCGCGAGCGGCTGCCAGTCGGACGCCCAGACCGGGGCGCTGGTCGGCGCCGGCATCGGCGCGCTCGCCGGCCAGGCCATCGGCGGGGACACCGAGTCCACGCTCATCGGGACGGCCGTGGGCTCGGGCGTCGGCTACGTCATCGGCAACGAGCGCGACAAGGCCCGGGCCCGGTCGCTGAGCGACGCGCAGCCCGCCGCCGCCGCGCCGACGCACTCGGACGTCGGCCCGCTCGCGGGCACCCGCTGGGAACTGGTCAGCCTCAACCCCAGCGACATCGCCGGCGAGTTCACGTCGAAGATCGTCGAATTTCGCGGCACCGGCCGGGTGATCACGACGACGACCTGGCCCGATGGACGGGTCGAAGTCGCCGACGAGACCTACCGGGTCGTGGGCGACACGCTGATCGTGAACCAGCCCGGGTACATCATCAACGCCCGCTACGACGTCTCGGGGAGCGACCTCACGATAAGCGCGCAGGAATTCAGCGCCGTGCTTCGTCGCCTGTAG
- a CDS encoding SnoaL-like domain-containing protein, producing MNTMEVGRKLVELCKEGKHRQAIEDLYADTVVVNEAMDPMQMPEEMRPPHARPNGPQSKADLLNGCDAFFSCLEVHGAEMSDPYPLGDEFIVYMSMDCTFSQGPMAGQRMDMKEMAKYKVQDGKIVESNYYYAMPGA from the coding sequence ATGAACACGATGGAAGTTGGTCGCAAGCTCGTCGAGCTGTGCAAGGAGGGCAAGCACCGCCAGGCGATCGAGGACCTCTACGCCGACACCGTCGTCGTCAACGAGGCCATGGACCCCATGCAGATGCCCGAGGAGATGCGGCCGCCGCACGCCAGGCCCAACGGCCCGCAGAGCAAGGCCGATCTCCTCAACGGGTGCGATGCATTCTTCAGCTGCCTAGAGGTCCACGGGGCCGAGATGAGCGACCCCTACCCGCTGGGCGACGAGTTCATCGTCTACATGTCCATGGACTGCACCTTCAGCCAGGGACCCATGGCCGGCCAGCGGATGGACATGAAGGAGATGGCCAAGTACAAGGTGCAGGACGGCAAGATCGTCGAGAGCAACTACTACTACGCGATGCCTGGCGCCTGA
- a CDS encoding divalent metal cation transporter, producing MTQATPNPHPITCNRFLAALGPGILFAGAAIGVSHLVQSTRAGAVYGLGLVGLVVLAHAMKLPAMLFGPRYAAATGRSLLHAYRRQGRWTLGLFGVVQVGTMFTIQAAITLVTAALVGPLVVTPIGRVIGVLDDGQSAHAAWVSAMVLGTCVGVLALGGFRWLDRVVKALMLVLAIGTVVAAGIALPSLDLGATPLLPTTYDLALLAFAVRLVGWMPAPLDITVWHSLWTLARKRQTGHDATRRECSLDFLVGYGLCIVLAIAFVVLGASVFYGSGEQPAETAGGFANQLIRMYAETLGPWAKPLVATCAIAVMYSTTITVLDAIPRTMAAFVRVARDGDCDRESGMGVGYWTFVGVLVAGALVIISRFPTSLLALVDLATTLSFLGTPLLVFFNHRAMVSREVAAEHRPGRGMRAWSWAGIAFWTGFALLFLGLTLFRTNG from the coding sequence ATGACACAGGCGACGCCCAACCCACATCCCATCACGTGCAATCGGTTCCTCGCCGCCCTTGGCCCCGGCATCCTCTTCGCGGGCGCCGCCATCGGTGTCAGCCACCTCGTGCAGTCGACCCGGGCTGGCGCGGTCTACGGGCTCGGGCTCGTCGGGCTGGTCGTGCTCGCACACGCGATGAAGCTGCCCGCCATGCTCTTCGGCCCGCGGTACGCCGCCGCCACCGGCCGCTCGCTGCTGCACGCGTACCGCCGGCAGGGCCGATGGACGCTCGGGCTCTTCGGCGTGGTGCAGGTGGGCACGATGTTCACCATCCAAGCGGCCATCACGCTGGTGACCGCCGCCCTCGTCGGCCCGCTGGTGGTCACGCCCATCGGCCGGGTGATCGGCGTGCTCGACGATGGGCAATCTGCGCACGCGGCATGGGTATCGGCGATGGTTCTGGGCACCTGCGTGGGCGTACTCGCGCTGGGCGGCTTCCGCTGGCTCGATCGCGTCGTCAAGGCGCTGATGCTCGTGCTGGCGATCGGCACGGTGGTGGCGGCCGGCATCGCCCTGCCCTCGCTGGATCTGGGCGCAACGCCGCTGCTGCCGACGACCTACGACCTGGCGCTGCTGGCCTTCGCCGTCAGGCTGGTCGGCTGGATGCCGGCGCCGCTGGACATCACCGTGTGGCACAGCCTGTGGACGCTCGCGCGCAAGCGCCAGACCGGCCACGACGCCACCCGCCGCGAGTGCTCGCTGGATTTCCTGGTCGGCTACGGCCTGTGCATCGTGCTGGCGATCGCCTTCGTCGTGCTCGGGGCGTCGGTGTTCTACGGCTCGGGCGAGCAGCCGGCGGAGACCGCGGGCGGCTTCGCCAACCAACTCATCCGCATGTACGCCGAGACGCTGGGGCCGTGGGCCAAGCCGCTCGTCGCGACGTGCGCGATCGCGGTGATGTACAGCACGACGATCACCGTGCTCGACGCCATCCCCCGGACGATGGCGGCCTTCGTCCGCGTCGCACGCGACGGTGATTGCGATCGCGAGTCTGGGATGGGCGTGGGCTACTGGACCTTCGTCGGCGTGCTCGTCGCCGGGGCGCTGGTGATCATCTCTCGCTTCCCGACCAGCCTGCTCGCTCTGGTGGACCTCGCCACGACGCTCAGCTTCCTGGGCACGCCGCTGCTGGTGTTCTTCAACCACCGGGCGATGGTGTCGCGGGAGGTCGCCGCCGAGCACCGCCCGGGCCGCGGGATGCGAGCCTGGAGCTGGGCGGGCATCGCGTTCTGGACCGGGTTCGCCCTGCTGTTCTTAGGGTTGACGCTGTTCCGGACGAATGGCTAA
- a CDS encoding DUF1801 domain-containing protein — translation MAKKASTSSPARPRLLTGGNPQIPKGDGEGPVRAYIDAMPGWKCDVGRRLDTLIVETVPAVRQAVRWNSPFYGIEDRGWFVSFYCFTEYVKLTFLNGASLDPPPPIESKHTDVRYSKIFETDEIDEKQLAAWFRQASELPGEALF, via the coding sequence ATGGCGAAGAAGGCGTCCACGAGCAGCCCCGCCCGTCCCAGGCTCCTCACCGGCGGCAACCCGCAGATCCCCAAGGGCGACGGCGAGGGGCCCGTGCGGGCCTACATCGACGCCATGCCGGGCTGGAAGTGTGATGTCGGGCGGCGGCTCGACACGCTCATCGTGGAGACGGTGCCGGCGGTCCGCCAGGCCGTGCGGTGGAACTCGCCGTTCTACGGCATCGAGGATCGCGGCTGGTTCGTGTCGTTCTACTGCTTCACGGAGTACGTCAAGCTGACGTTCCTCAACGGCGCGTCGCTGGATCCACCGCCGCCGATCGAGTCGAAGCACACCGACGTGCGGTACTCCAAGATCTTCGAGACTGATGAGATCGACGAGAAGCAGCTTGCGGCGTGGTTCAGGCAGGCAAGCGAACTACCCGGAGAGGCGTTGTTCTAG
- the ilvE gene encoding branched-chain-amino-acid transaminase, which translates to MSHATTPSKAASPQVRAAGDDGPMVYVNGQIVPKSEASVNVFDHGLLYGDGVFEGIRVYNGKIFMLGQHMDRLWASAEKLYLDIPISRDEMIDVQRRCIEANGITNGYIRLIVTRGEGTLGLNPYHCPRAGIICIADQIRLYPEAMYEAGMRVVKAHRPRIPVECLDPRIKSLNYLNNIMAKCEAIHLTQSLGITAEEDKLLEVIMTNTDGNVAEGSGDNIFVVKDGAIRTPPVEDGLLEGITRRFVIDRLAPQCGLSVEIAHLSMDDIYAADELFMTGSAAEIIGIREVLEHDGSGGVTASHAISDGEGPVTNSLRMAFRGIVTSSDVPED; encoded by the coding sequence ATGAGCCACGCCACGACACCGAGCAAGGCCGCCAGCCCCCAGGTCCGTGCCGCCGGCGACGACGGCCCGATGGTCTACGTTAACGGCCAGATCGTGCCCAAGAGCGAGGCCAGCGTGAACGTCTTCGATCACGGGCTGCTCTACGGCGACGGCGTGTTCGAGGGCATCCGCGTCTACAACGGCAAGATCTTCATGCTGGGCCAGCACATGGATCGCCTGTGGGCCAGCGCCGAGAAGCTCTACCTCGACATCCCCATCAGCCGCGACGAGATGATCGACGTGCAGCGCCGCTGCATCGAGGCCAACGGCATCACCAACGGCTACATCCGCCTCATCGTCACGCGGGGCGAGGGCACGCTGGGGCTCAATCCGTACCACTGCCCCCGTGCCGGCATCATCTGCATCGCCGACCAGATCCGCCTCTACCCCGAGGCGATGTACGAGGCGGGCATGCGCGTCGTCAAGGCCCACCGCCCCCGCATCCCCGTGGAGTGCCTCGATCCCAGGATCAAGAGCCTCAACTACCTCAACAACATCATGGCCAAGTGCGAGGCCATCCACCTCACGCAGTCCCTCGGCATCACCGCCGAGGAGGACAAGCTGCTCGAGGTCATCATGACCAACACCGACGGCAACGTGGCCGAGGGCTCGGGCGACAACATCTTCGTGGTCAAGGACGGCGCGATCCGCACGCCACCGGTGGAGGACGGCCTGCTCGAAGGCATCACCCGTCGCTTCGTGATCGATCGCCTCGCGCCGCAGTGCGGCCTGTCGGTAGAGATTGCGCACCTCTCGATGGACGACATCTACGCCGCCGATGAGCTGTTCATGACCGGGTCGGCCGCCGAGATCATCGGCATCCGCGAGGTGCTCGAGCACGACGGCAGCGGCGGCGTGACGGCGAGCCACGCCATCTCCGACGGCGAGGGTCCGGTCACCAACAGCCTGCGGATGGCGTTCCGCGGAATCGTGACGAGCAGCGACGTGCCCGAGGATTGA
- a CDS encoding TIGR01777 family oxidoreductase, whose translation MPTLRKASPMPCSVRELYDWHARPGAIERLVPPWQSVRVARRTPGRDSPFIGNGARVEFETRVGPVALPWIAEHFGHEEGRRFCDRQLRGPFACWEHTHEFLPADDGGSTLRDSVDYDLRGGPLGGLAAGRSIRAMLDRMFWFRHERTRMDLERHAAGPAPMTVAIAGSSGDIGVALAAFLSTGGHRVIRLVRRPPEREPIDGLEQRHWNPAAMTLAASALDGVDAVVNLCGASIADGRWTLARKNELTESRLKPTGLLARTIAGLPVASRPVLLNASGAHVYGEGGDEPFDEAAPPGDGFLAALVRDWERAARPAELAGVRVVHLRFGAVLSARGGALRKLLLPTRLFAGGPLGGGRQWWPWIGLDDALAAVLHCLADDSMHGPVNICAAHAATANDIAQAVGRALRRPAVLGVPPAALRVAVGREFADEALLASTRAEPGVLQRSGFRWSRPTVERAVGWELGVRRMVEDSAASS comes from the coding sequence ATGCCCACGCTACGGAAGGCCAGCCCGATGCCCTGCTCCGTGCGGGAGCTCTACGACTGGCACGCGCGGCCCGGGGCCATCGAACGGCTCGTGCCGCCCTGGCAGAGCGTCCGCGTCGCCCGCCGCACGCCGGGGCGGGATTCGCCGTTCATCGGCAACGGTGCCCGCGTCGAGTTCGAGACCCGCGTCGGCCCGGTCGCGCTGCCGTGGATCGCCGAGCACTTCGGTCACGAAGAGGGCCGCCGTTTCTGCGATCGCCAGCTCCGCGGGCCCTTCGCATGCTGGGAGCACACCCACGAGTTCCTGCCCGCCGACGATGGTGGTTCCACGCTCCGGGACTCGGTCGACTACGACCTGCGGGGCGGTCCGCTGGGAGGGCTCGCTGCTGGGCGGAGCATCCGCGCCATGCTCGACCGCATGTTCTGGTTCCGCCACGAACGCACGCGGATGGATCTGGAGCGGCACGCCGCGGGCCCCGCGCCGATGACCGTCGCAATCGCGGGGTCCAGCGGCGACATCGGCGTCGCGCTGGCGGCCTTCCTGTCGACGGGCGGGCACCGCGTGATCCGCCTGGTCCGCCGGCCGCCAGAGCGAGAGCCAATTGATGGCCTGGAGCAACGCCACTGGAACCCGGCCGCGATGACGCTGGCCGCCTCGGCGCTCGATGGCGTCGACGCGGTGGTCAACCTGTGCGGAGCGAGCATCGCCGACGGCCGCTGGACGCTCGCCCGCAAGAACGAACTCACCGAGAGCCGCTTGAAGCCTACCGGGCTCCTTGCGCGCACGATCGCGGGGCTGCCCGTCGCGTCGAGGCCCGTGCTGCTCAACGCCTCGGGTGCGCACGTGTACGGCGAGGGCGGCGACGAGCCGTTCGACGAGGCCGCGCCGCCCGGCGACGGATTCCTGGCGGCGCTCGTCCGAGACTGGGAGCGGGCCGCGAGGCCGGCCGAGCTCGCCGGCGTGCGCGTCGTGCATCTGCGCTTTGGCGCGGTGCTGTCCGCCCGCGGCGGCGCGCTGCGGAAGCTGCTGCTGCCCACGCGGCTCTTCGCCGGCGGGCCGCTCGGCGGCGGGCGGCAGTGGTGGCCCTGGATCGGCCTCGACGATGCGCTCGCCGCCGTGCTGCACTGCCTGGCCGACGACTCCATGCACGGGCCCGTCAACATCTGCGCGGCGCACGCGGCGACGGCCAACGACATCGCGCAGGCCGTCGGCCGCGCGCTCCGCCGGCCCGCGGTGCTCGGCGTGCCCCCCGCCGCCCTGCGGGTGGCGGTGGGACGCGAATTCGCCGACGAGGCCCTGCTCGCCTCGACCCGGGCCGAGCCCGGCGTGCTGCAGCGCTCGGGCTTCCGGTGGTCGCGGCCGACGGTGGAGCGCGCCGTGGGCTGGGAGCTCGGCGTCCGACGGATGGTCGAGGACTCTGCGGCGTCCAGCTGA
- a CDS encoding cyclodeaminase/cyclohydrolase family protein yields the protein MPDDTPIATRTIEGFLGSLAHRSPAPGGGATAAVAGALAAAQASMVVAYSRGKKSLADHAAAHAEIEAILERARADLMDLADADAIAYAEMNRLQRLPDGDPERNRLPEAARACVDVPVRVQEACAAMLDAGGRLAPIANRWLLSDLAIAAMLAEATVRCSDRNIRVNAGDLGDAGPAAVDQSGRRCDDAARAMRSILSAIDEATG from the coding sequence ATGCCGGACGACACGCCCATCGCGACGCGGACCATCGAGGGATTCCTGGGGTCGCTGGCGCACAGGTCCCCCGCGCCGGGTGGTGGCGCGACCGCCGCGGTCGCGGGCGCCCTCGCGGCGGCGCAGGCGTCGATGGTCGTCGCGTACTCGCGCGGCAAGAAGTCGCTCGCCGATCACGCCGCGGCGCACGCCGAGATCGAGGCGATCCTCGAACGCGCCCGCGCGGACCTGATGGACCTCGCCGACGCGGACGCCATCGCCTACGCCGAGATGAACCGACTCCAGCGGCTGCCCGACGGAGACCCCGAGCGCAACCGGCTGCCCGAGGCCGCCCGCGCGTGCGTGGACGTGCCGGTGCGAGTGCAGGAGGCGTGCGCCGCGATGCTGGACGCCGGCGGGCGGCTCGCCCCGATCGCGAACCGATGGTTGCTGAGCGATCTGGCCATCGCCGCGATGCTGGCCGAGGCGACCGTCCGCTGCTCGGACCGCAACATCCGCGTCAATGCGGGCGACCTGGGCGACGCGGGACCCGCGGCCGTCGATCAGAGCGGCCGCCGATGCGACGACGCCGCCCGCGCCATGCGGAGCATCCTGAGCGCCATCGACGAGGCCACCGGCTGA
- a CDS encoding zinc metalloprotease has translation MPPSISRTALAGGCFFAVAPIALAQALMHEPGPRPDDGPITFQGQTYDSWAEVAFSGYFNHDHTRCGFVDERDELGMAGVGGGSFDSRNDCTLSSTTPRPRYEPSEGLYRVPVVVHIIRRSDGRGDMSDARVRSQIDILNEDFRAIPGSLGGDGADVGIEFYLATEDPDGMPTTGITRTTNNTWFRDQGDYWTPLHWDTNRYLNIYTNEASGALGYVPGLPQGGIVGRTNDRVVVLYSSFGRDAPLFPFDQGRTATHEVGHWLGLYHTFSGGCGSATSCNTTGDLICDTNGQNSPTFGCPSASSSCGLPAPFDNYMDYSDDRCMERFTPEQANRMRCTLENWRPDAYAPASAGCSPADLAEPFGTLDFVDFLEFQNLFAVGDPAADITGDGVLNIFDFLEFQNIFTAGC, from the coding sequence ATGCCGCCTTCGATTTCTCGGACCGCCCTCGCTGGCGGCTGCTTCTTTGCCGTTGCACCGATCGCGCTCGCACAGGCCCTCATGCACGAGCCGGGACCGCGGCCCGACGACGGCCCGATCACCTTCCAGGGCCAGACCTACGACTCGTGGGCCGAGGTCGCCTTCTCGGGCTATTTCAACCACGACCATACCCGCTGCGGCTTCGTGGACGAGCGCGACGAGCTCGGCATGGCCGGCGTGGGCGGCGGCTCCTTCGACAGCCGCAACGACTGCACGCTCTCCAGCACTACGCCGCGGCCGCGATACGAGCCATCCGAGGGCCTGTACCGCGTCCCCGTCGTGGTGCACATCATCCGCCGCAGCGATGGCCGTGGCGACATGTCCGATGCACGCGTGCGTTCGCAGATCGACATCCTCAACGAGGACTTCCGGGCGATCCCCGGATCGCTGGGGGGTGACGGCGCCGACGTGGGCATCGAGTTCTACCTCGCGACCGAGGACCCCGACGGCATGCCCACAACCGGCATCACCCGCACGACCAACAACACGTGGTTCCGCGACCAGGGCGACTACTGGACGCCCCTGCACTGGGACACCAACCGCTACCTCAACATCTACACCAACGAGGCCAGCGGCGCCCTCGGCTACGTGCCCGGGCTTCCACAGGGCGGCATCGTCGGCCGCACCAACGATCGCGTGGTCGTGCTCTACTCCAGCTTCGGCCGCGATGCCCCGCTCTTCCCATTCGACCAGGGCCGCACCGCGACGCACGAGGTTGGCCACTGGCTGGGCCTGTACCACACGTTTAGCGGCGGCTGCGGCTCGGCGACGTCCTGCAACACCACGGGCGATCTGATCTGCGATACCAACGGCCAGAACAGCCCGACCTTCGGCTGCCCGTCCGCGAGCTCGAGCTGCGGGCTGCCCGCGCCCTTTGACAACTACATGGACTACAGCGACGACCGCTGCATGGAGCGTTTCACGCCCGAACAGGCCAACCGCATGCGGTGCACGCTGGAGAACTGGCGGCCCGACGCGTACGCCCCGGCCAGCGCCGGATGCTCGCCCGCCGATCTCGCCGAACCCTTCGGCACCCTGGATTTCGTGGACTTCCTGGAGTTCCAGAATCTGTTCGCCGTGGGTGATCCCGCCGCCGACATCACCGGCGACGGCGTGCTGAACATCTTCGACTTCCTCGAGTTCCAGAACATCTTCACGGCCGGCTGCTAG